One window of Mediterraneibacter butyricigenes genomic DNA carries:
- a CDS encoding ParB N-terminal domain-containing protein, whose amino-acid sequence MGEMKNEKRIEVIENFPVQKIKNGFGNPRKIRKKKAEELQQSLDTLGDFGLILLDENDNVIAGNQRVELMKRNDPDAKVLVKKLHGYTESELRAINIKDNTHAGEWDMNLLSEWTADLTLDLGIEAKEKGPKNKNLDAMEHLRYEQYDYVMIVCRNEVDYLNLIRDLGLEGKKTIVTPTRKIKARAIWYDDVNVKLEAKEKPENKGWGIDGV is encoded by the coding sequence ATGGGAGAAATGAAGAATGAGAAAAGAATTGAAGTGATCGAGAATTTCCCGGTACAGAAGATTAAAAACGGTTTCGGGAATCCAAGGAAGATCCGGAAGAAAAAAGCGGAGGAGTTGCAGCAGTCATTAGATACTCTGGGGGATTTTGGCTTGATCCTGTTAGATGAAAATGACAATGTGATCGCCGGTAATCAGCGAGTGGAACTGATGAAACGGAATGATCCGGACGCCAAGGTACTTGTAAAGAAATTACACGGCTACACAGAGTCCGAGTTGAGGGCAATTAACATCAAGGACAATACACATGCTGGTGAGTGGGATATGAACCTGTTGTCGGAATGGACAGCGGATCTGACCCTGGATCTTGGTATCGAAGCAAAAGAAAAAGGTCCCAAGAATAAGAATCTGGATGCAATGGAACATCTGCGGTATGAGCAGTACGATTATGTGATGATCGTATGTCGGAATGAGGTGGACTATTTGAATCTGATTCGTGATCTTGGATTGGAAGGAAAGAAGACCATCGTAACGCCTACTCGAAAGATTAAGGCAAGAGCGATCTGGTATGACGATGTAAACGTTAAATTGGAGGCAAAAGAGAAACCAGAAAATAAAGGATGGGGAATAGATGGAGTATAG
- a CDS encoding type III PLP-dependent enzyme domain-containing protein, giving the protein MEYRELQFAQLKKIAESTGRNPVYLFNADRFIRNFTDLQNEFRKIYPNTRIAYSYKTNFIPEIGKLVDNLGGYAEVVSSMEYEIAGEAVLCDSERIIYNGLLPEECMLANLELGGKVNVESMECLNYVLENTSGEVKTGIRIGAPDSRFGFQESELFDVLARIVAAKKKVAGIHCHVGGSRSLETWKKKTQRMLRIAKDIENILRYPLEYIDLGGHLYGRMDDDLRKQFGEDVPTFQDYAETVATMVRDAYKDRGSMPQLILEPGTALVADTVDILATVQNVKNRKEKKVATLNVSSYDCGMVADYKDLTVENITDPDQKGNVPTVICGYTCMEEDYISRNYPGALKTGDNVLIRNCGAYSASMKGDFIFPPIGMLMVNDNYEVLGLMKEHGRSRDAVERCVVGGKRCVI; this is encoded by the coding sequence ATGGAGTATAGAGAATTACAGTTTGCACAGCTAAAGAAAATTGCGGAGTCTACGGGTAGAAATCCGGTGTATTTGTTCAATGCAGACCGTTTTATCAGGAACTTCACGGATTTGCAGAATGAGTTCCGGAAAATCTATCCGAACACAAGAATTGCATACAGTTATAAAACCAACTTTATTCCGGAAATCGGGAAGTTGGTTGATAATCTGGGTGGGTATGCCGAGGTAGTATCGTCTATGGAATACGAGATAGCCGGAGAGGCAGTCTTATGTGATAGTGAGCGGATCATTTACAACGGCTTACTTCCGGAGGAGTGCATGTTGGCCAATCTGGAATTGGGAGGAAAGGTCAATGTGGAATCCATGGAGTGCCTGAACTATGTTCTGGAAAACACAAGCGGAGAGGTGAAAACCGGGATCCGTATTGGAGCACCGGACAGCCGTTTCGGATTTCAGGAATCAGAGCTTTTTGACGTTTTGGCCAGAATTGTAGCAGCAAAGAAAAAGGTAGCCGGGATTCATTGCCATGTTGGAGGCAGCCGGAGTCTGGAAACTTGGAAGAAAAAGACACAACGTATGCTGAGAATTGCAAAAGACATCGAGAATATCCTGAGATATCCACTGGAGTATATTGACCTTGGCGGTCACCTGTACGGCAGAATGGACGATGATCTGAGAAAGCAGTTCGGAGAGGATGTCCCAACATTCCAGGACTACGCTGAGACAGTAGCAACCATGGTTCGGGATGCGTACAAGGATAGAGGATCCATGCCGCAGCTGATCTTAGAACCGGGAACGGCTCTGGTGGCTGATACAGTGGATATTCTGGCAACCGTTCAGAATGTGAAGAATCGGAAAGAAAAGAAAGTGGCCACTCTGAACGTTAGCTCGTATGATTGCGGAATGGTTGCAGATTATAAGGATTTGACCGTTGAAAACATTACTGATCCGGATCAAAAAGGCAATGTTCCAACTGTGATATGCGGTTATACATGCATGGAAGAAGATTATATCAGCCGGAACTACCCTGGAGCATTAAAGACAGGAGATAACGTGTTGATCCGGAACTGTGGTGCCTATTCGGCATCCATGAAGGGAGACTTTATTTTCCC